In one window of Flavobacterium ginsengisoli DNA:
- a CDS encoding sodium:solute symporter family transporter has product MSNISANQFIGENESIYNNNMSVIAWGVSSVLAMLLVAEFFLPIYFRTGAMTIPDYLGKRYDHSTKRLVSIIFLCSYVVNLLPAVLYGGAVALTGMFNFLQPLGLTYWQNIWFMVWVIGLTGCAYSVLGGLRAISISDTVLSIGLLTIGIAFPYFGFKYLGNGDWFKGLHILLSEHKEHLNSIGGSQDEIPLNTIFTGMFIMNLYYWGMEQFIVRQALSAKSLSHSQKGMGLACLGKLLCPFIINIPGLVGVHLYDKLENTAEVFPLVIKDTLPGVMIGLTAAVVLGARN; this is encoded by the coding sequence TTGAGCAATATCAGTGCTAATCAGTTTATAGGCGAAAACGAATCTATTTACAATAATAATATGAGCGTGATAGCATGGGGCGTAAGTTCTGTGCTAGCCATGCTTTTGGTTGCTGAGTTCTTCCTGCCAATTTATTTCCGTACTGGAGCCATGACCATTCCAGATTATCTAGGAAAACGTTACGATCATTCTACTAAAAGACTAGTTTCGATAATATTTCTCTGCAGTTATGTGGTCAATTTGCTTCCTGCTGTTTTATATGGAGGCGCAGTTGCCTTAACCGGAATGTTTAATTTTTTACAACCTTTAGGATTAACCTATTGGCAGAACATTTGGTTTATGGTTTGGGTAATCGGACTTACAGGATGTGCTTATTCTGTTTTAGGCGGTTTGCGCGCCATATCAATTAGTGACACGGTTTTAAGTATCGGATTGCTGACAATTGGAATTGCTTTTCCGTATTTTGGATTCAAATATTTAGGGAACGGAGATTGGTTTAAAGGTCTCCATATTCTGCTTTCAGAACACAAAGAACATTTAAATTCTATTGGCGGATCTCAAGATGAGATTCCGCTTAATACCATTTTTACAGGAATGTTTATCATGAATCTGTACTATTGGGGAATGGAACAATTTATTGTGCGGCAAGCGCTTTCGGCCAAAAGTTTATCGCATAGTCAAAAAGGTATGGGATTGGCTTGTTTAGGAAAGTTGCTTTGCCCTTTCATTATTAATATTCCTGGTTTAGTTGGAGTTCATCTTTACGATAAATTAGAAAATACAGCAGAAGTTTTTCCGCTAGTAATAAAAGATACATTGCCAGGAGTAATGATTGGTTTAACTGCCGCTGTAGTTTTGGGTGCTCGCAATTAG
- a CDS encoding SusC/RagA family TonB-linked outer membrane protein: MRIAIRYLCFLVVMLSAGTVYSQTITGKVTDNENLPLPGATILVKGTKISTATDIDGSYKLTNVKSGSTLEFSFIGFDSKTATASKSEINISLTPSTQELTEVVIVGAKMKKGDLTGAVSSVSGDKLREVPTPNVVQALQGRSSGVYVQQSAVPGQAGSIRIRGNNSLNFGGNPIFVIDGLITDSNFENINPDDIASMEILKDASATALYGSRAANGVIVITTKKGSRTGEAKIQYDSWTGVSEFARTIPLMNGQQLFDLRVDAYANRYMDEHPGADRLAYINQIKSDGSTVFAPYELESYRTGKSYNWLDQVTRSGFQTNHNLSFSGGGEKGTYFVSFNYVDQEGLLKNSDFKRYNGKINLTQDLKSWLQFGTNTTFSRSETNYQEGSAFGVALGANPLLPIDPKATYLRYGEVFDQNLYNPIKSLDIINSSTRNRLTSSNFLSLKPVKGLDIRTTLSIDVTDQANFDYVPSYTGQSLRNSMNGEAHHYRYSQFNYQWDNTATYSRVFAEKHDVSLMGGFSVMSNSDNSTDVRARGFVSDDLTYMALSGAYQKDNAQLGSKFTNYSNQSYFARLNYTFDGKYNITGTIRRDGSSKFGPNNKWGTFPSVAGSWDIAKENFLQGFEKLSQLKFRVGYGMVGNQNVDPYRYFALYNAQVSNNSGTYVSDNYIDNFDLRWEKQKQFNIGLDAGFFQNRLTASANYFHINNDDLLMIRNMPVSSGYKYKLDNIGATTNQGFELELSGDIIKNKDLRWNVSANISSAKNKVTKLYGDATEIYNLGGYSNNEIQRTGNFFLGQSVNTVYVFQYDGIAQQGEDLSKVNYGSRTVQPGDIKIKDRNGDGVINDQDRYVVGDLNPDYYGGFSTDVNYKGFGLNAVFAYSIGGKRPSGTYESYMNSGGMSAAHTDLLDRWTPTNTNTDVPRAYYGGGRYTLGETDKAIQDASFLRLNALTLSYTLKDKVAESVFLRNARFYLTGSNLFIITKYKGYDPEGGDSYPMSRMIVMGLNVTL; this comes from the coding sequence ATGAGAATTGCAATAAGATACTTATGCTTCTTAGTAGTTATGCTTTCTGCCGGTACAGTTTATTCCCAAACCATAACCGGTAAAGTTACAGATAATGAAAACTTACCTTTGCCTGGAGCAACCATTCTGGTAAAAGGTACTAAGATTTCTACAGCTACAGACATTGATGGTAGTTACAAATTAACAAACGTAAAATCTGGCTCCACACTAGAATTTAGTTTCATCGGATTTGATTCAAAGACTGCAACAGCAAGTAAATCTGAAATTAATATTTCTTTGACTCCAAGTACACAAGAACTGACTGAAGTTGTAATCGTGGGGGCCAAAATGAAAAAAGGAGATTTAACAGGAGCTGTAAGCAGTGTTTCTGGCGACAAGCTTCGAGAGGTTCCTACGCCAAATGTAGTGCAGGCACTTCAAGGACGTTCTTCTGGTGTATATGTTCAACAAAGTGCTGTTCCTGGTCAAGCAGGTTCAATTAGAATTAGGGGGAATAATTCTCTAAACTTTGGAGGTAACCCAATATTTGTAATTGATGGTTTGATTACCGATAGCAATTTTGAAAACATTAACCCTGACGATATTGCGAGTATGGAAATTCTTAAAGATGCTTCTGCTACCGCATTATATGGTTCAAGAGCGGCTAATGGAGTAATCGTAATTACAACCAAAAAAGGTTCAAGAACAGGAGAAGCAAAAATACAGTATGATAGCTGGACAGGTGTATCTGAATTTGCAAGAACTATCCCTTTGATGAATGGCCAACAGTTATTTGATCTAAGAGTTGATGCTTATGCAAATCGCTATATGGATGAACATCCAGGGGCTGATCGTCTTGCTTATATCAATCAAATTAAATCAGATGGTTCTACAGTATTTGCGCCTTATGAATTGGAATCTTATAGAACTGGTAAAAGTTACAATTGGTTAGACCAAGTAACGCGTTCAGGCTTTCAAACTAACCATAATTTAAGCTTTAGCGGAGGAGGAGAGAAAGGAACTTATTTTGTAAGCTTTAATTATGTTGACCAAGAGGGACTTCTTAAAAACTCTGATTTTAAAAGATATAACGGAAAAATTAACCTTACGCAAGATTTAAAATCATGGTTGCAGTTCGGTACCAATACTACTTTTTCAAGAAGTGAAACTAACTATCAAGAAGGAAGCGCTTTTGGAGTGGCATTGGGAGCAAATCCATTATTGCCTATAGATCCTAAGGCTACTTATCTTAGATATGGTGAAGTATTTGACCAAAATCTTTATAATCCGATAAAAAGTCTTGATATCATAAATTCAAGTACACGTAATAGACTTACAAGCAGTAATTTTTTAAGCCTAAAACCAGTAAAAGGACTTGATATCAGAACTACTCTTTCTATAGACGTTACAGATCAGGCAAACTTTGATTATGTGCCAAGTTATACAGGACAGTCGCTTAGAAACTCTATGAACGGAGAAGCGCATCATTACAGATATTCACAATTTAATTACCAATGGGATAATACCGCAACTTATAGCAGAGTCTTTGCTGAAAAGCATGATGTAAGTTTAATGGGAGGATTCTCTGTGATGAGCAACTCAGATAATTCAACCGATGTTAGAGCTCGCGGATTTGTTAGTGATGATTTGACCTATATGGCTTTATCTGGTGCTTATCAAAAAGATAATGCGCAGTTGGGTTCAAAATTTACAAATTATTCAAACCAATCGTATTTCGCTAGATTGAACTATACTTTTGATGGAAAGTATAATATTACAGGTACAATAAGAAGAGATGGTTCTTCTAAATTCGGTCCTAACAACAAATGGGGAACCTTTCCTTCAGTAGCAGGAAGTTGGGATATTGCTAAAGAAAATTTCCTTCAAGGATTTGAAAAATTAAGCCAGCTTAAGTTTCGTGTAGGATATGGTATGGTTGGTAATCAGAATGTGGATCCTTACAGATATTTTGCCTTGTATAATGCACAAGTGAGCAACAATTCTGGGACTTATGTGTCTGACAACTATATTGATAATTTTGATTTAAGATGGGAAAAACAAAAACAATTTAATATTGGGTTAGATGCTGGTTTCTTCCAAAACAGACTGACTGCAAGTGCTAACTATTTCCATATAAATAATGACGACCTTTTAATGATTCGCAATATGCCAGTTTCATCTGGATATAAATACAAGCTGGATAATATTGGTGCTACTACTAATCAGGGTTTCGAATTAGAGCTTAGCGGCGACATTATTAAAAACAAAGATTTAAGATGGAATGTTTCTGCTAACATATCATCAGCAAAAAATAAGGTTACAAAACTTTATGGAGATGCTACAGAGATATACAATTTAGGTGGTTATAGCAACAATGAGATCCAACGTACAGGAAACTTTTTCTTAGGCCAATCAGTAAACACAGTTTATGTATTTCAATATGATGGTATAGCACAACAAGGAGAAGACCTTAGCAAAGTAAATTACGGAAGCCGAACTGTTCAGCCTGGAGATATTAAAATTAAAGATCGTAATGGAGACGGTGTAATAAACGATCAGGACAGATATGTGGTTGGTGATTTAAATCCTGATTATTATGGTGGTTTTTCTACAGATGTTAATTACAAAGGTTTTGGATTAAATGCCGTATTTGCTTATTCAATAGGAGGTAAGAGACCAAGCGGAACTTACGAAAGTTACATGAACTCAGGAGGAATGAGTGCAGCACACACAGATCTTTTGGATCGTTGGACTCCTACTAATACTAATACAGATGTGCCAAGAGCTTATTATGGAGGAGGAAGATATACTTTAGGCGAAACAGATAAGGCAATTCAAGACGCTTCATTCTTAAGATTAAATGCACTTACATTATCGTATACATTAAAAGATAAAGTTGCAGAAAGTGTTTTTCTTAGAAACGCAAGATTTTATCTAACAGGATCTAATTTATTTATCATTACTAAGTATAAAGGCTATGATCCTGAAGGAGGAGATTCTTATCCAATGTCTAGAATGATAGTTATGGGATTAAATGTAACTCTTTAA